A region from the Aegilops tauschii subsp. strangulata cultivar AL8/78 chromosome 5, Aet v6.0, whole genome shotgun sequence genome encodes:
- the LOC109779436 gene encoding uncharacterized protein isoform X7: MQRSNLGSKNDLNFINKHKAAALLLPPKPNLEEGKEEAGMASKKKKQKRKECKHVKIMLSSPCASAAKTPILEQEEKVARKRKRRMEQEPSGNLLLPLQPGHACNSFLQSPAPEILTLEEAAAMIRKKNMHKEQKVDTLSFTQNPTLEEKQGQKKERKRMEQILLSPSTPVPAGTTIQEQEVKVRKKQKRRMEQQPSDNSQLPLHPGHSCNPFLQSPAPEILTLVEAAAMMRKRNMRKEQKVDPTLEEERGEKKECNHVEQTLLSPSTSAAAETPIQGQEMKVIKKQKQRRGQESSGKSQEPSGNLPLPLHPSHACNPPLAAPLLQSPAPEILTLEEAAAMMRRRKMPKEQKVDALHFAPNPTLKEHGEEAMIATTKKKKGKCIQQILSSPSTSIAAETPIQEQEEKVTKKQKQRMGLEASSNMPLPLHTGDVSEPLLAAPFLQAAAPEILTLKEAAVMMRKRKMHKEEKVDALPFAQNPTLEEEQLEEAMMVTKKKNHKRVEQILSPPSSSVTAETPIQEQEVKKQKQRRRQEPSGKSDLPSGNSPLPLHPGHAFNPLFAAPFLQSPAPEILTLGEAAVAVTMSKRKMRKEKVAALSFAQNPTLEEEQREEAMTATTKKKERKRVEQILSSATSVAAETPIQEQEVKVTKKQKQRRQEPSGKSPLPLDPGQSRCVQSQGAKAPPEQEGENDGCKGIKKSNGRKTRVRVLSKHELIQEARKQPQPLPEGFVPFSDFVASCTEQNPDHSSPYSAFFDQFRYNPVCKDRKSPLPRTPDRLARLPPRGHSSFGSSQLAANEASRASRPDTILASKTKQQDSGSGSQEKVSVEVKENPENKTREKKQRKLSGKSLLPFDSSRTCCVQLQGTKALPEQDQETDAPKVNNIEKRNSKKAHACAPSKCELFKEMTKEQTLTEGFLAPKDLVPNCTEQSPNYSSPSGASFHPFCYRSARQDLNPQPSRSTDHLSKLPPRHYPSFELPELTMSETSKAFKANNSVESKSKKKDSGSGSTSGSQKKQNVKEKTTPEKKTRIRKPRPVFTAAEKRSDKYRRVPLDQLVSPPRSPHNLLQEKYASDPWKVMLICMFLNLTQGIQVKRILDGFFERYPDPWSAINADPDKMAEYLAPLGLQHVRTRNIKKLSKQYVGNEWTHITQLCGVGKYAADAYAIFCAGRAREVVPDDHKLVDYWNYVCFELPMTQQMD; the protein is encoded by the exons ATGCAGCGCTCTAACCTTGGCAGCAAAAATGATCTGAATTTCATTAACAAG CACAAGGCGGCGGCGCTGCTTCTTCCCCCAAAACCAAATttggaggaggggaaggaagAGGCCGGGATGGcgtcgaagaagaagaagcagaagcgcAAGGAGTGCAAGCACGTGAAGATTATGCTGTCATCTCCTTGTGCCTCCGCGGCCAAAACCCCAATCTTGGAGCAGGAGGAGAAGGTGGCAAGGAAACGGAAAAGGAGGATGGAGCAGGAGCCATCCGGCAACTTGCTGTTGCCACTTCAGCCTGGCCATGCCTGTAACTCATTCCTTCAGTCCCCCGCACCCGAGATCCTAACGTTGGAAGAGGCGGCGGCGATGATTAGGAAGAAGAATATGCATAAAGAGCAGAAGGTGGACACGCTGTCTTTTACCCAGAATCCTACCTTAGAGGAGAAGCAGGGGCAGAAGAAGGAGCGCAAGCGCATGGAGCAGATATTATTATCTCCTTCTACACCTGTTCCTGCTGGAACCACAATTCAGGAGCAGGAGGTGAAGGTGAGAAAGAAACAGAAGAGGAGGATGGAGCAGCAGCCATCCGACAACTCGCAGTTGCCACTACACCCTGGCCATTCCTGTAACCCATTCCTTCAGTCCCCCGCGCCTGAAATCCTAACGTTGGTAGAGGCGGCGGCGATGATGAGGAAGAGGAATATGCGTAAAGAGCAGAAGGTGGATCCTACTTTAGAGGAGGAGCGGGGGGAGAAGAAGGAGTGCAACCACGTGGAGCAGACATTGTTATCTCCTTCCACATCTGCTGCTGCTGAAACCCCAATTCAAGGGCAGGAGATGAAGGTGATCAAGAAACAGAAGCAGAGGAGGGGCCAGGAATCATCCGGCAAATCACAGGAGCCATCCGGCAATTTGCCGTTGCCACTTCACCCCAGCCATGCCTGTAACCCTCCACTAGCTGCCCCACTCCTTCAATCCCCCGCTCCTGAAATCCTAACATTGGAAGAGGCTGCGGCGATGATGAGGAGAAGGAAGATGCCTAAAGAGCAGAAGGTGGACGCGCTGCATTTTGCCCCAAATCCTACCTTAAAAGAGCATGGGGAGGAGGCCATGATAGCGACGACgaagaagaaaaagggcaagTGCATACAGCAGATATTGTCATCTCCTTCAACATCTATTGCTGCTGAAACTCCAATTCAGGAGCAGGAGGAGAAGGTGACCAAGAAACAAAAGCAGAGGATGGGGCTGGAAGCATCCAGCAACATGCCGTTGCCACTTCACACCGGCGATGTCTCCGAGCCCCTACTCGCTGCCCCATTCCTTCAAGCCGCCGCTCCCGAAATCCTAACGTTGAAAGAGGCGGCAGTGATGATGAGAAAAAGGAAGATGCATAAAGAGGAGAAGGTGGACGCACTGCCTTTTGCCCAAAATCCTACCTTAGAGGAGGAGCAGCTGGAGGAGGCCATGATGGTGACGAAAAAGAAAAATCACAAGCGCGTGGAGCAGATATTGTCACCTCCTTCTTCATCTGTTACTGCAGAAACTCCGATTCAGGAGCAGGAGGTGAAGAAACAGAAGCAGAGGAGAAGGCAGGAACCATCCGGCAAGTCAGACCTGCCATCTGGCAACTCGCCATTGCCACTTCACCCTGGCCATGCCTTTAATCCCCTATTCGCTGCGCCATTCCTTCAGTCACCTGCTCCCGAAATTCTTACGTTGggggaggcggcggtggcggtgacGATGAGTAAGAGGAAGATGCGTAAGGAGAAGGTGGCTGCGCTGTCTTTTGCCCAAAATCCTACCTTGGAGGAAGAGCAGCGGGAGGAGGCCATGACTGCGACGACTAAAAAGAAGGAGCGCAAGCGTGTGGAGCAGATATTGTCATCTGCTACATCCGTTGCTGCCGAAACCCCAATTCAGGAGCAGGAGGTGAAGGTGACCAAGAAACAGAAGCAGAGGAGGCAGGAACCGTCTGGCAAGTCACCATTGCCACTTGACCCTGGCCAGAGTCGCTGTGTTCAATCACAAGGAGCCAAAGCTCCACCAGAACAAGAGGGAGAGAATGATGGCTGCAAGGGGATTAAAAAGAGCAACGGGAGGAAAACCCGTGTACGTGTCCTCAGTAAGCATGAGCTCATCCAGGAGGCAAGGAAACAGCCTCAGCCGCTGCCCGAAGGCTTTGTGCCGTTCAGCGATTTTGTTGCCAGTTGCACGGAGCAGAATCCTGACCATTCATCGCCTTACAGTGCATTTTTCGACCAGTTCCGCTATAACCCCGTCTGCAAAGATCGCAAATCCCCACTTCCCAGAACCCCTGATCGTCTGGCCAGGTTGCCACCTCGGGGTCACTCATCATTTGGGTCATCTCAGCTCGCTGCAAATGAAGCTTCCAGAGCTTCTAGGCCGGACACCATTCTAGCGTCCAAGACAAAGCAGCAAGATTCAGGTTCAGGATCACAAGAGAAAGTTAGTGTAGAAGTAAAGGAAAACCCGGAAAACAAGACGAGGGAGAAGAAGCAAAGGAAACTATCTGGCAAGTCACTATTGCCATTTGACTCCAGCCGGACTTGCTGTGTTCAGCTACAAGGAACCAAAGCTCTACCAGAACAGGACCAAGAAACTGATGCCCCAAAGGTTAACAATATTGAAAAAAGGAACAGCAAGAAGGCCCATGCCTGTGCTCCCAGCAAATGCGAACTCTTCAAGGAGATGACAAAGGAGCAGACGCTGACTGAAGGCTTTTTGGCACCCAAAGATTTGGTTCCCAATTGCACTGAGCAGAGTCCCAATTATTCATCGCCTTCTGGTGCATCCTTTCATCCGTTCTGCTATAGATCTGCCCGGCAAGATCTCAATCCCCAACCTTCTAGAAGCACTGATCATCTATCCAAGCTGCCACCTCGGCATTACCCATCATTTGAGTTGCCTGAGCTCACTATGAGTGAAACCTCCAAGGCTTTCAAGGCTAACAATTCTGTGGAGTCCAAGTCAAAGAAGAAAGATTCAGGTTCAGGCTCCACCTCAGGCTCACAGAAGAAACAAAATGTAAAAGAAAAGACAACCCCTGAGAAGAAGACGAGGATCAGGAAACCACGACCAGTGTTTACCGCTGCGGAGAAGCGCTCAGACAAATACCGACGCGTTCCCTTGGACCAGCTGGTATCACCGCCACGCTCTCCTCATAATCTCTTGCAGGAGAAGTATGCCTCTGACCCGTGGAAGGTTATGCTCATCTGCATGTTCCTCAACTTAACACAGGGTATACAG GTCAAGAGGATATTGGATGGCTTCTTTGAACGCTATCCTGACCCTTGGTCTGCAATTAATGCTGATCCTGACAAGATGGCGGAGTATCTAGCGCCTCTAGGGTTGCAGCATGTTAGGACACGCAATATCAAGAAATTGTCCAAGCAGTATGTTGGAAATGAATGGACCCATATTACGCAGCTTTGTGGCGTCGGCAA GTACGCAGCTGATGCTTATGCAATATTTTGTGCGGGTAGGGCGAGGGAGGTGGTACCTGATGATCACAAGTTAGTTGATTACTGGAACTATGTCTGCTTTGAGTTGCCCATGACGCAG CAGATGGATTAG
- the LOC109779436 gene encoding uncharacterized protein isoform X8, translating to MQRSNLGSKNDLNFINKHKAAALLLPPKPNLEEGKEEAGMASKKKKQKRKECKHVKIMLSSPCASAAKTPILEQEEKVARKRKRRMEQEPSGNLLLPLQPGHACNSFLQSPAPEILTLEEAAAMIRKKNMHKEQKVDTLSFTQNPTLEEKQGQKKERKRMEQILLSPSTPVPAGTTIQEQEVKVRKKQKRRMEQQPSDNSQLPLHPGHSCNPFLQSPAPEILTLVEAAAMMRKRNMRKEQKVDPTLEEERGEKKECNHVEQTLLSPSTSAAAETPIQGQEMKVIKKQKQRRGQESSGKSQEPSGNLPLPLHPSHACNPPLAAPLLQSPAPEILTLEEAAAMMRRRKMPKEQKVDALHFAPNPTLKEHGEEAMIATTKKKKGKCIQQILSSPSTSIAAETPIQEQEEKVTKKQKQRMGLEASSNMPLPLHTGDVSEPLLAAPFLQAAAPEILTLKEAAVMMRKRKMHKEEKVDALPFAQNPTLEEEQLEEAMMVTKKKNHKRVEQILSPPSSSVTAETPIQEQEVKKQKQRRRQEPSGKSDLPSGNSPLPLHPGHAFNPLFAAPFLQSPAPEILTLGEAAVAVTMSKRKMRKEKVAALSFAQNPTLEEEQREEAMTATTKKKERKRVEQILSSATSVAAETPIQEQEVKVTKKQKQRRQEPSGKSPLPLDPGQSRCVQSQGAKAPPEQEGENDGCKGIKKSNGRKTRVRVLSKHELIQEARKQPQPLPEGFVPFSDFVASCTEQNPDHSSPYSAFFDQFRYNPVCKDRKSPLPRTPDRLARLPPRGHSSFGSSQLAANEASRASRPDTILASKTKQQDSGSGSQEKVSVEVKENPENKTREKKQRKLSGKSLLPFDSSRTCCVQLQGTKALPEQDQETDAPKVNNIEKRNSKKAHACAPSKCELFKEMTKEQTLTEGFLAPKDLVPNCTEQSPNYSSPSGASFHPFCYRSARQDLNPQPSRSTDHLSKLPPRHYPSFELPELTMSETSKAFKANNSVESKSKKKDSGSGSTSGSQKKQNVKEKTTPEKKTRIRKPRPVFTAAEKRSDKYRRVPLDQLVSPPRSPHNLLQEKYASDPWKVMLICMFLNLTQGIQVKRILDGFFERYPDPWSAINADPDKMAEYLAPLGLQHVRTRNIKKLSKQYVGNEWTHITQLCGVGKYAADAYAIFCAGRAREVVPDDHKLVDYWNYVCFELPMTQMD from the exons ATGCAGCGCTCTAACCTTGGCAGCAAAAATGATCTGAATTTCATTAACAAG CACAAGGCGGCGGCGCTGCTTCTTCCCCCAAAACCAAATttggaggaggggaaggaagAGGCCGGGATGGcgtcgaagaagaagaagcagaagcgcAAGGAGTGCAAGCACGTGAAGATTATGCTGTCATCTCCTTGTGCCTCCGCGGCCAAAACCCCAATCTTGGAGCAGGAGGAGAAGGTGGCAAGGAAACGGAAAAGGAGGATGGAGCAGGAGCCATCCGGCAACTTGCTGTTGCCACTTCAGCCTGGCCATGCCTGTAACTCATTCCTTCAGTCCCCCGCACCCGAGATCCTAACGTTGGAAGAGGCGGCGGCGATGATTAGGAAGAAGAATATGCATAAAGAGCAGAAGGTGGACACGCTGTCTTTTACCCAGAATCCTACCTTAGAGGAGAAGCAGGGGCAGAAGAAGGAGCGCAAGCGCATGGAGCAGATATTATTATCTCCTTCTACACCTGTTCCTGCTGGAACCACAATTCAGGAGCAGGAGGTGAAGGTGAGAAAGAAACAGAAGAGGAGGATGGAGCAGCAGCCATCCGACAACTCGCAGTTGCCACTACACCCTGGCCATTCCTGTAACCCATTCCTTCAGTCCCCCGCGCCTGAAATCCTAACGTTGGTAGAGGCGGCGGCGATGATGAGGAAGAGGAATATGCGTAAAGAGCAGAAGGTGGATCCTACTTTAGAGGAGGAGCGGGGGGAGAAGAAGGAGTGCAACCACGTGGAGCAGACATTGTTATCTCCTTCCACATCTGCTGCTGCTGAAACCCCAATTCAAGGGCAGGAGATGAAGGTGATCAAGAAACAGAAGCAGAGGAGGGGCCAGGAATCATCCGGCAAATCACAGGAGCCATCCGGCAATTTGCCGTTGCCACTTCACCCCAGCCATGCCTGTAACCCTCCACTAGCTGCCCCACTCCTTCAATCCCCCGCTCCTGAAATCCTAACATTGGAAGAGGCTGCGGCGATGATGAGGAGAAGGAAGATGCCTAAAGAGCAGAAGGTGGACGCGCTGCATTTTGCCCCAAATCCTACCTTAAAAGAGCATGGGGAGGAGGCCATGATAGCGACGACgaagaagaaaaagggcaagTGCATACAGCAGATATTGTCATCTCCTTCAACATCTATTGCTGCTGAAACTCCAATTCAGGAGCAGGAGGAGAAGGTGACCAAGAAACAAAAGCAGAGGATGGGGCTGGAAGCATCCAGCAACATGCCGTTGCCACTTCACACCGGCGATGTCTCCGAGCCCCTACTCGCTGCCCCATTCCTTCAAGCCGCCGCTCCCGAAATCCTAACGTTGAAAGAGGCGGCAGTGATGATGAGAAAAAGGAAGATGCATAAAGAGGAGAAGGTGGACGCACTGCCTTTTGCCCAAAATCCTACCTTAGAGGAGGAGCAGCTGGAGGAGGCCATGATGGTGACGAAAAAGAAAAATCACAAGCGCGTGGAGCAGATATTGTCACCTCCTTCTTCATCTGTTACTGCAGAAACTCCGATTCAGGAGCAGGAGGTGAAGAAACAGAAGCAGAGGAGAAGGCAGGAACCATCCGGCAAGTCAGACCTGCCATCTGGCAACTCGCCATTGCCACTTCACCCTGGCCATGCCTTTAATCCCCTATTCGCTGCGCCATTCCTTCAGTCACCTGCTCCCGAAATTCTTACGTTGggggaggcggcggtggcggtgacGATGAGTAAGAGGAAGATGCGTAAGGAGAAGGTGGCTGCGCTGTCTTTTGCCCAAAATCCTACCTTGGAGGAAGAGCAGCGGGAGGAGGCCATGACTGCGACGACTAAAAAGAAGGAGCGCAAGCGTGTGGAGCAGATATTGTCATCTGCTACATCCGTTGCTGCCGAAACCCCAATTCAGGAGCAGGAGGTGAAGGTGACCAAGAAACAGAAGCAGAGGAGGCAGGAACCGTCTGGCAAGTCACCATTGCCACTTGACCCTGGCCAGAGTCGCTGTGTTCAATCACAAGGAGCCAAAGCTCCACCAGAACAAGAGGGAGAGAATGATGGCTGCAAGGGGATTAAAAAGAGCAACGGGAGGAAAACCCGTGTACGTGTCCTCAGTAAGCATGAGCTCATCCAGGAGGCAAGGAAACAGCCTCAGCCGCTGCCCGAAGGCTTTGTGCCGTTCAGCGATTTTGTTGCCAGTTGCACGGAGCAGAATCCTGACCATTCATCGCCTTACAGTGCATTTTTCGACCAGTTCCGCTATAACCCCGTCTGCAAAGATCGCAAATCCCCACTTCCCAGAACCCCTGATCGTCTGGCCAGGTTGCCACCTCGGGGTCACTCATCATTTGGGTCATCTCAGCTCGCTGCAAATGAAGCTTCCAGAGCTTCTAGGCCGGACACCATTCTAGCGTCCAAGACAAAGCAGCAAGATTCAGGTTCAGGATCACAAGAGAAAGTTAGTGTAGAAGTAAAGGAAAACCCGGAAAACAAGACGAGGGAGAAGAAGCAAAGGAAACTATCTGGCAAGTCACTATTGCCATTTGACTCCAGCCGGACTTGCTGTGTTCAGCTACAAGGAACCAAAGCTCTACCAGAACAGGACCAAGAAACTGATGCCCCAAAGGTTAACAATATTGAAAAAAGGAACAGCAAGAAGGCCCATGCCTGTGCTCCCAGCAAATGCGAACTCTTCAAGGAGATGACAAAGGAGCAGACGCTGACTGAAGGCTTTTTGGCACCCAAAGATTTGGTTCCCAATTGCACTGAGCAGAGTCCCAATTATTCATCGCCTTCTGGTGCATCCTTTCATCCGTTCTGCTATAGATCTGCCCGGCAAGATCTCAATCCCCAACCTTCTAGAAGCACTGATCATCTATCCAAGCTGCCACCTCGGCATTACCCATCATTTGAGTTGCCTGAGCTCACTATGAGTGAAACCTCCAAGGCTTTCAAGGCTAACAATTCTGTGGAGTCCAAGTCAAAGAAGAAAGATTCAGGTTCAGGCTCCACCTCAGGCTCACAGAAGAAACAAAATGTAAAAGAAAAGACAACCCCTGAGAAGAAGACGAGGATCAGGAAACCACGACCAGTGTTTACCGCTGCGGAGAAGCGCTCAGACAAATACCGACGCGTTCCCTTGGACCAGCTGGTATCACCGCCACGCTCTCCTCATAATCTCTTGCAGGAGAAGTATGCCTCTGACCCGTGGAAGGTTATGCTCATCTGCATGTTCCTCAACTTAACACAGGGTATACAG GTCAAGAGGATATTGGATGGCTTCTTTGAACGCTATCCTGACCCTTGGTCTGCAATTAATGCTGATCCTGACAAGATGGCGGAGTATCTAGCGCCTCTAGGGTTGCAGCATGTTAGGACACGCAATATCAAGAAATTGTCCAAGCAGTATGTTGGAAATGAATGGACCCATATTACGCAGCTTTGTGGCGTCGGCAA GTACGCAGCTGATGCTTATGCAATATTTTGTGCGGGTAGGGCGAGGGAGGTGGTACCTGATGATCACAAGTTAGTTGATTACTGGAACTATGTCTGCTTTGAGTTGCCCATGACGCAG ATGGATTAG